Proteins co-encoded in one Artemia franciscana chromosome 10, ASM3288406v1, whole genome shotgun sequence genomic window:
- the LOC136031685 gene encoding uncharacterized protein LOC136031685 — protein sequence MELPEIKIYIEGCEDPNIQPTRRTQNNWLRKHSAYTFRVAENITYYTGILPKWKAKKSPLLYIIPTTVFFSMSAYFSLCLYIFTKGLVYDGKTVAEIVQITPWCFHIVPSLTCNFLLLKNEEKISSLICEWDKVLSGFPTCRNKQFTKLFHKMTVMYIVFTLVSFVGVVIFISETIQSSCIFSSVIGNDPTTRYIIFIVVTIETIHFWILIYFCDIGIGSIYYDLAMNLKDATTYFDHNFFDDRYCVCTRKRRYSNNSSSGQALLLWRRINFVTDLTARWNEIFQWVIAANDATSLAMLCANFYGELKFWKIMPTPSILTYTAHAVMNFLRMLYFNKLCSQLVVESINLQSVVKTKASENWTNIGESDRKAFHMVLAIIQSTPPRATPFGMYSVSPTTLLTMTSIAVTYLIVLLQSPEANFDSTSNCTVPTST from the exons ATGGAGTTACCAGAGATCAAAATCTACATAGAAGGTTGCGAGGACCCGAATATCCAACCAACACGAAGAACACAAAATAATTGGCTCCGGAAACATTCGGCTTACACATTCAGGGTAGCCGAAAATATAACTTACTATACGGGAATCCTACCAAAATGGAAAGCGAAAAAGAGCCCATTGCTGTATATAATACCAACTACTGTGTTTTTCTCAATGTCggcatatttttctttatgctTATATATATTCACGAAAGGTTTAGTCTATGATGGCAAGACTGTCGCTGAAATTGTCCAAATAACCCCATGGTGTTTTCATATAGTTCCGTCACTTACTTGCAATTTTTTGCtactaaaaaatgaagaaaaaatctccAGCTTAATATGTGAATGGGATAAGGTACTATCTGGGTTTCCCACTTGCCGAAATAAGCAGTTCACAAAGTTGTTTCATAAGATGACTGTTATGTATATTGTGTTCACTCTAGTGTCTTTTGTGGGGGTGGTTATATTTATTTCGGAGACGATACAGAGTAGCTGCATCTTCTCTTCTGTTATTGGCAACGATCCAACTACACGgtatattattttcattgtaGTCACAATAGAGACAATACATTTCTGGATATTGATTTATTTCTGTGACATTGGTATTGGTTCAATTTACTATGACTTAGCCATGAACTTAAAAGATGCTACAACTTATTTCGACCATAATTTCTTTGACGATCGCTACTGTGTTTGcacaagaaaaagaagatattcAAATAATTCAAGCAGCGGTCAAGCACTGCTTCTCTGGAGACGAATAAACTTTGTAACAGACCTGACAGCAAGATGGAATGAGATTTTTCAGTGGGTAATAGCAGCAAATGATGCCACATCCCTGGCGATGCTCTGTGCAAATTTTTATGGggagctgaaattttggaagataATGCCAACACCGTCAATACTAACTTATACTGCTCATGCCGTGATGAATTTTCTAAGAATGTTGTACTTCAACAAGCTATGCTCTCAACTTGTTGTGGAAAGCATAAATCTCCAG AGCGTGGTAAAGACAAAAGCTTCCGAAAACTGGACCAACATAGGAGAATCCGATCGAAAGGCATTTCACATGGTTTTGGCCATTATACAATCAACTCCGCCAAGAGCCACGCCTTTTGGAATGTATTCAGTATCACCGACAACGCTGCTTACTATGACAAGCATTGCTGTAACATATTTGATTGTTCTTCTACAATCCCCGGAGGCCAACTTTGATTCAACAAGTAATTGTACAGTCCCCACATCTACGTAG